The sequence CACTTCCATTGCTGTATTAAATATAAACTGGATGAAATGCTAATGATAGACACTGTATTGTCAGTATGAAGCCTGTACTTGTACCTGATACACTGATGGGCTTAGTTGCACTTCCTTGGGAAGCAGTGGCCTGAATTGGATCTGTTGTGTGATAACCCGTGCGGGATGACCTGGAGATTGCACCCCACTTGGAAATGATCGGTCCATCACTAAATGGGATTATAGGATCCTCTTCCTTTGCCCTTCTCTGAGTTTCAAATAAATGCACTCTCCTTTTAACATCCCCGCTGTCCAAATCCTACATattcaggaaacagaaagagataAATGGACTTGTTTGAGGTCATTCGGATGACTCAATATGCCAATGACTTTCTGATCACTGTTGCTGAGTACAATGATGAAAATCTGTTCAACTAGAGACAAGATGGGCCGCAATGATTTAACTACTGCCTTTTAATGCTACTGTCAGCAttggaagaaataattttgcttctCCATTCTAGTGCTTCCAGACAAAAAAGAACTCCAGGATGCTTCAAGGTCCTTCAGTAATATCTCCAGTATCTGAAGATAGTATCAAAAAGGCTTGGGAAGTGACTAGACtttgtttcacttctttcagagaacatgaaaaaaatctgctatATTACATGGCAGAAAATCTCTAAAATCACAAGCTTTTACCCCTCCAAATGCAAGGTGTGTGCCATGATTCAAatcacattttttgtttctcaaagtactttttttcctccttatggaaaacaaatgattaTATTATCATTAAGTTATATTTCTTCCCCTCCATAGATTCCTTGGCATTGAACTGTTACTAGAGGAGAACGTGCCTTCCATTGAAATAAGAGGTGTAGTCTAGGAAAATAACTCTGATACTTGGAATATGAAGCAGCCAACATTAAATTCCTGAGTCCacagtatttcagctttctttgtgCCACTTCAGAAAAGCGTACACTGCTCTTAGGATAAACTTTAAAAGATTCACTGAAATAACAGGAGCACAGAAAGTCTTAGAACCCCAAAAAGGCCAGTAATTCATCCATACAGCATGGACAACTCTGCTTGAACTAAATAAGAAATGTGTTCCGCAATGGAAACACCTGCTCTGGAATGGCCACAATGACAGTACCAACAGGTCAGTCCTGTCTGTGCAACATATTACGAGACTAATATTTTAGATCCCTCAAATTGCAAATACACATGTACACAAAAACGCTTATGATGTGTGAGAGAGATGGGATTGAGAAGTCAAAAGGCTTTTATCCCGTCACTCCAACAGTTAAAAAGCAGATTCAAAAATTAGTATGTCTTATCTACTTACAAGCCACCTACTCAAAACATTTTGACTATTAGTTTGATTTATAGAGACATGTTATTAAAATGGTCATTTCAGATGTCTGACAATTTTATTCCTTGCATTACATCCTGCCAGATGTAAACAGAGTTTATAACAACTAAAAAGATATGCTAAACCATTTCATATGGGCTAGGTTACTTTGAactaaaatatcaaaaatattagctatcaattaaaaaaaaacttgtttaaTCAAACAGAAGATACTTTAGCATATAAGTAACATTACATTAATGAGGTAACATGCAGAGAACCCCTACCATTAACACAGCATTTGAATTGGCAATCACATCCTTGGGCTCTGAGTCGATAGCATTTATACAAGAGCCAATAGTGCCGCAAGACCATGGTGAATAGTGAGAGAGATGATCTTCCTCAAATTTAGTTCCACTCAAATCACTGACACTCTCAGAGAACTACagaaaagggaataaatagAAAGTAAATAATACAAAAAGGGAATTCAGTCTTAAAATAcgaaaaaaaaccaaaaaaccaaaaaaacatttACTGCTATCTAATCACAATCTCCTCCAAGTGAATCAAGGAACTTGGGGAATCAAGACTTGACTTGGGGGAAACCATAAACCAGTtcacaaacatattttaaactAGTAGTACAGTTGACAGTTGTCAAGGCTTTCCCAGTACAAATAACTGACTTGTCAAGATAAGAGGCTGACATCAATGTTGCTATACTAGTGGCAGGTTTCTTCATGCAGCTACCTGCAGTAATTTAATTCAGAGGATgtcatgcatttttatttaaggtAGAAGCCAGTGACAGAAGAGTGACACAGAACACTTCAACATGGATTAAGACTCAAAATCTGATATACTCTGAATGCACTCACTTCAGGTTTATACACCTTGCAAAACCTATTCTGAATAATCACCATGTAACACCTCAAATGTCAACAATGAAATTGTCAATCTACAAAGAGCATTTGGTACAATAGTTCTCAAGAATCTCTTGGATGCatttaagtaacaaaaaaaatacacactgcatcattattgctttgtttctttttcctcttcaaagcaAACAGTTTCTATCTATTAAATTTCCATTATTGTTTACAGAGTTGTTCTACCAAagtattttgtcatttttaagaGGTGTTTATTCTCCATGCTAAGGTTGATTTAGTCTACTCATCATGCTATGATGCCAACTGGAACATAAAAGAAATGGTCCATCTTGGTGGAAAAAAACCTGTAATTCcctattttggaaaaaaaaaaaaattcaaacaaaaaaacacaaaacaattgAGGATGTTCAGAAAGAAAGTTCAATGGAGTGACGCTTCCTTTAGTGTGGGTAAATCAAATCACTTCCTCACTTCAAGTTTTTTTCAGAAATCATGTTTACAATCAGTTTACTACAAATTGAATGCATTTGTAGTGAGATACTACTCTCTTCTTACTAAAAGGCTAAAATCATTTTTTGAACAAGTGGCAGGTGGAAAATCTTTACTAGAGATATTAAATGGCATCTTACagaaacaggaagggaaaataaagttcCCCACCTCTGTATTGAAATCTACGCTGAAGAGAGGAGAAGGTGGCGTTGGAGATGGTGTTGCCATAGGAAGGGTTGATGATACAAGAGGAGTTTTCTGCGTGTGATACTGAGCCCATTGTTCTGGCTTCCGTCGTAATTGTTCATCATACCCAGACTTCAAGTGACCACAAGGCTCCTAGCAGTAACAAATACAAGACTGTTTATCCTACCATACTCTCACCAGAAGGTGAATACTTGCAGGGGGCACACTTGGAAAACACACTCCCTTGGGTCTGTGGTCTTCTACTGATATCATTAGAAGAATCTTGCAAGGATTTGGAAGAGAACCTGGTTCACATATAGTAACTCAAATCTTAAATATATAGTTCATTCAAACAGCACATGCAGAAATCTAATAGGCAGAAGGGTTCTGGTCCTAATCCAGATAATAGTAATCAACATTACAGGCCCATTTTATTCAGTTAGAAAAAGACTTTGTTTGGGACATATTTCTTGGCCTCTGTAAACCCAACAAAACGGAACAGGTCTAAATACTAATTATTTATCACCTTTTCAGTAACAACTTTCAGAATTAAGCCTTAATCCCTCCTTCCTGTCTGGCTTTCACTTACCCTTGGTAAAGGCACAGTCCTCTGCTCATTTGGAGGTTGACAAGCCACAGAGTAGTACCCATCCAAAGAGTTGTATCTCTCACGTAATGATGTCTGATAGACAGATGAGTGCATCACATCCATAGGAGGTAAAGAATTGCTCCTGATAATATCATCCCGTGGGTACATCTGTGGGCGCCAGATGCGCCTGCTGTCATAAACCGGAGCATACATTCCAGAAGGGACAGGAGGAACTGGTCCATAcggctgaggaggaggaggttggTAAGGAGAACTCAGTCGATCTCGAGGTGGAAACGTACTGTAATGATCGGCATATGGCACGGAAGCAGGTGGGAGGGAGGATTCTGGAACATTATTGGACCTCACAAAGCGAGGAACACAGGGAGCCACGCCAGCTGGTACTGTTGGAGGTGGTGGATAGTATCCTTGAAAATTGGAAAAAGGTATATTTCATGTGATCACAAGTAACACAGAATTTTACACCTTCTATAACTGAAACTAGTGGGGTTAAGTATCTTTAGAGAATAAAGTGCAGCACAGTTCTAAAATCTCACTATCAACCCCATAGCCTCTCTGgaataaaatttatatatgtCAACCATATTTGCAGATGTAGCAGTGATCCTTTATCAGCTTGACCCAATTTGGAGAACAGAGCTTCCCTGCCACTGCTCCCATATAGTATGATTTAACTATGTATGTAACCATAGTCAACATTTTAAACATGTCTTTAtacatgaaagtaaaataacatctctaaaacagaaaactacattgctaaaaaaaaaagataagcaATTTCAAAGGTTTCTAAATGACAGTTTCACACTTTGTTCACTCCTCATTGGAAAGAGCTGTCTGAACACCTCTGTCATTTCTTCTGATCATTTGTGAATGATCTGATGCTAGAGCAAACTCCTAATGGTTTAAATATAAACATGCACACCAAGCCtaaaaacataactgaaatCTTTCAAAAACAGCTAAGCAAGTATAAAGAGTCTCACAGAACATGAAACACTTCTCCTCCAGGACTCTGAATGCCTATAGCAGGAAAAAATTTCTCCTAATAATACATAATGCAATACTGTATCTCTCTTTGTGGTTGAATGCTCAATGTTCATCTGGGGATGAATCTTGTCCATGGATAACGTCCATGGACAGAGCATGAGATGAGCAAGCCTAATGAAATGCAATCCAGtgtaacaaaggaaaaagtacaTGAGAGACCATGTGGTTCAAATTCTGTATACTGAGGTACCAGCTGCATAATATGCAGCAATCAAAGGTGAGAACCATTGGTAATGGGAGCTGACTACAAGTCCCTGCCATCAGGGATGGAAGACAGTATTATACTGTGAGTGAAGGTTCAGATggtctttaaataaaataaaaataaaaataaaaatccatagAATTAAAATATAAGTTATTTCTACCTACAGAACGTGCAGGCATATCTAGATGAAAATTCAAACCTACTCTTGACTGTCTGTGGGTACTGTGGAACTTCATACGACAGCTGAGTTCTGGGATCTTGGAAATACTGAACATTATCAGAATGTGGAGGGTAAACAGGTACTCTGGGAACAAATTGGCTGGACTTTGGAGGCACAGAATTCACTTCTGTTCCAATATTAGGGGGACCAGCTGAGGTAGCTGCTGCCTGGCTTACAGGAGTCTTGGGTGGAGAACCAATTTTACTGAAAAGGATTAACAAGAAATCATTAAACAGATCTTTATGTATTTTGGTTAACCATCTCTCAGTGTACATACATGTATGTAGTGCAAAAATTTGGGTGAAGTTACTTACTATAGAATTTTAGCACCCCAAATTATTTAGTCTCAGACTTTCTCATAAGAGAACTCAAAAGCTTATATATACGTTTTGTGATGTACTCGTAACCTTCCATAACACTTGCAAACGTATTCTAGCAAAGACACAGGGTTTGAAAAATTTAAGGAATCAGTGCTTTATGGAGAAGTACCAAAACAATTTTAAGGGAAAATCCCAAAAGTGGAAGATTTCTAGGATTAAAGGGATTTTTCTTGATAAAATATACCACATGTACTCTTCTTGCTTCCAGGAAACATCTGTTATTGAATgcaggctttttgttttatgcaATAACCAAATACTAAGTAAGATATcagtaaaattttaaatacGGGGAGAAACTTACACTTTTATATCACGTGGAACTATTTAGCAGCTAAAACAATTGGTGCTGATTCTGACAACTTAGATCTAATCTTTGTATAATGATAGTTCACAAGTCTGCAGCCAGTAAGCAACAGCCACAATTGCACAGCAGGACCAGAATTCAATATGTATGATTTGTGATTCATAAGCTTGTCTTCCTTTATCATCTAATGTTgtgctttgctatttttatgaaaaaatgtTACCTACTTTTCAGGTAGTGATTCTGTAGGGGATCCAGAAACATTCTGTCCATTGGCTCCGCTCTTCCCTGCCTTCTTGGAGTTCTCCAAAGCTCTTAAGGAAGTGTCTGCACAGCGAGGGATCAATTGGGGAACACCACTTTCTAGATTAGCTATTCCATTAGTACTTGGCACCATCTTCCCTGTTGCTTCAGGGCTTCCTATGACAGAAATTACGCTTCCTGTAGTGGTTGAGACGGTGCTATTAACACCAACTTTATTTAGAAGGGGGAATGTTCTCACTGttgcactgatttttttgttcctcAAGCGATAtctacaaacaaacacataaacacacaaaacacagatgATTTAAGAAGTGCTTATTGTGCAGTTTAATGTAATTGTAAAACTAATAAGAGATTGGAGAGGATGATAGCAAAAAATTACAGGACTTCACACTGCTGTCTATTTTCAACAGTTCAGCATAACTTAAGTAGAACATCAGTACCCTCCCTGTAATCAAAGATCATCTCCTATGGAACATCTGCGTGTGCAGTCCTTTGGAAAGAGAACTGGGTGAAAACAGATTAAAGAATACATATGTTACATATTATCTAAATAACTCAGTTCATTCCTTAGtcaattaaaatataattaacattttctttcctgtgagaGGTATATCCAATCTCTGACAGACACTGAGCCTAGaatctgtttcagaaaagaaaactttattccatataggtaaaaaaaaacaaacaaaaaaccagaatTGGAATTAGTTGGTAGATGTTTCTTTACTGAACCTTCAACTTCACATTGGAGTTGTAATTTCAAGAGATTAATTAATTGTTCAGAATGAATAAAAACacctcagaaaatattttcagagttcTAAGGTAACTGCTcggatttaaactgaaaatctCTAATACTCACTTTTCAAGCTCTTCCTGAGAATGAGCAAACGTACAGTTGGTTCCTCTTGGACATCCACCTTGCTGTCGAAGGTCTCGGCACAtacttgttttgtatttgctatTTGGTTGTGgcttaaaaaacacaaataaaatatattccatttacaaacaaaaacacaaaaataggCTTAAAATAAGCACGCAAACATATTCAAGATATTTTTAACTGTCTTTCATCAGAAAGCTAAGGAATTGCTTGTTGGTGAGGTAGACACTACACACTCATGGATCTCAGTGTATGTAGCTCTGCTGTATTCcatatttgaaaatgttgtttACAAAACTAGAATGCAGCAGATAACAGTATTATTGATTACTCCACAGAAAAGACCATCaatatttcagtaattaatAACAGGAAATCTTAAGAGTTGCATATTGCAATGTGTACATTAAGACATATGACACAATGAAGAAATATAGTAACCTGTGGAGTTTCATGGCCTTTTCTACTGTAATTCTGAATGAAATCCACCAGCCCATGTACCACCGTCTTTACAGCCACCATTGCATTTTCCAGCTGCTCCCATGTTGGAGATGCTgcatctaaaaaaaaatcattaaaagcaGGTTTGTCATAAGTAATTTCCAAGGAATCATAAATAAGAGAACTTTTTCCAAAACATCGAGGACAAGGGTACAGCTCAGAAAATCCTGAAGATGATTTTGTGATAGCACTACTTTAACTGGAATTTTGAAATCAGTAATGACAATTATCATCTTATACAATTTACTTCACTTTGATATTAAtgatgtgattttaaaaaaataaaacaaaacaacaactttgCTTGCTTACCTGGATTTGGGTCAATGTTTGCCAGAAGCTCTAAATGAGGTCTCAGCCTGTTTAAGTTTGCAGGATCACCTGTGCGCTGCAAGACGATCGTCAGTTCTTGCACGCTCTTTGCAAAAGACTCTGGAGATTGGAGCTGAAAGTAAAGTGAGCATTAGTGCACTTCATACAACTGTGAAGTATCAATTTTAAGAAGATTTCCGTTGCATTATCTCCCACTTGCAACATATAGTGTCTTCAGATGGCATACAGCAAGTATCAGTGGAGAGAAATTGTTTCTCAGCTCAGAATCTGCCCTATGAAGCTTCATCATAAGACACGAGACACAAGCTACTGAAAAACAATATGCCTTCACATGAAGAATATACTACAGCAGGGAAAAGCTTTCATTCTGGTTTTACTTAATATTTGATAAAACTAAAGACAAAAAGATAACTGAAGAAATTACTGGACTTTTATTATACCACTGAAGAGTCAAATACCAAAAGGTACTAAAACCTGCCCTTTGACGAACCTTGTCAATAATGGATTGCATGTGAGATTTATGTGCCAGGTCACCATAAAGAAGGGAAGACCACTGTTCTGGTGATATTCGAAGTCCTGCTTCCATGGCAATGTGAACAATTTGGGCATCATGTTCTCTCCGCAAAGCCTCGTAACTCCGAAACTCTTCTTTAAGTTGCATCAGAGAAGAATCTTCATCCCTTTTAGTGACCTAATGAACAATGATGCATAAACACACTTTTAACAAGAAACCTCCAatctgccaggaaaaaaaagctacatagaataaaatgcaaatgcataTTTCTTCTTGATATTTAACAGATTATTTACTTTCTTcgcttcccctcctccccccccccccatttactCATCCACTTTAATGAGCAGCACGCAGAACAGCCAGCTCTTCAAGTTTTAGCAGGATCACTAGTGCTAAATTGTGATATCAACTCCACTACTCACAACCAAGCAATCAGATTTGCTTAAGTCACAAAGCATACAAAGCAGTTATCTGATACAGTCAGATATTCAGCAGTTCTTCCAGTAGCTTTTGCTGCCCAATGCTagaagattaaagaaaagaggaagCCTCTCAAGTTGACTGAAGTGATACAAAGGTAGAAAACTTGGCCTCTCTGGTAAATATTCTCCACTATAAATGTTAAGTGAACTCTTATTTAAGACATTTGCCATAAAAGAGTACAAGAAGTCTCATCGTTTTTGTTTTATGACATCATGATATATTAGATATTACGGTCACCACAGAAGCACCCAGGATTACAGTATTCCAGAAATCGTCTCCAGAATTGGACTTCAAGCTTTGAGAGCATCCAGGCCAGTCTGACACATCTGGCCAGACCTACTCTTATGAATCCACATAAGATCAAACATGATTATgacaaatcattttatttcttcctgtagCAGGTGAGGAGTGTCTGTAGAGTTAAATTTCATGCCTCTCTCAGGAGAGAGAAATTTCCAGCTGATAGACAACAATTAGTAATGAGAAGTAATTACAAAGGTGATTTCAATCAACACATGA is a genomic window of Coturnix japonica isolate 7356 chromosome 17, Coturnix japonica 2.1, whole genome shotgun sequence containing:
- the RC3H2 gene encoding roquin-2 isoform X3, which produces MPVQAAQWTEFLSCPICYNEFDENVHKPISLGCSHTVCKTCLNKLHRKACPFDQTAINTDIDVLPVNFALLQLVGAQVPDHQTVKLSNVGENKHYEVAKKCVEDLALYLKPLSGGKGVASLNQSALSRPMQRKLVTLVNCQLVEEEGRVRAMRAARSLGERTVTELILQHQNPQQLSANLWAAVRARGCQFLGPAMQEEALKLVLLALEDGSALSRKVLVLFVVQRLEPRFPQASKTSIGHVVQLLYRASCFKVTKRDEDSSLMQLKEEFRSYEALRREHDAQIVHIAMEAGLRISPEQWSSLLYGDLAHKSHMQSIIDKLQSPESFAKSVQELTIVLQRTGDPANLNRLRPHLELLANIDPNPDAASPTWEQLENAMVAVKTVVHGLVDFIQNYSRKGHETPQPQPNSKYKTSMCRDLRQQGGCPRGTNCTFAHSQEELEKYRLRNKKISATVRTFPLLNKVGVNSTVSTTTGSVISVIGSPEATGKMVPSTNGIANLESGVPQLIPRCADTSLRALENSKKAGKSGANGQNVSGSPTESLPENKIGSPPKTPVSQAAATSAGPPNIGTEVNSVPPKSSQFVPRVPVYPPHSDNVQYFQDPRTQLSYEVPQYPQTGYYPPPPTVPAGVAPCVPRFVRSNNVPESSLPPASVPYADHYSTFPPRDRLSSPYQPPPPQPYGPVPPVPSGMYAPVYDSRRIWRPQMYPRDDIIRSNSLPPMDVMHSSVYQTSLRERYNSLDGYYSVACQPPNEQRTVPLPREPCGHLKSGYDEQLRRKPEQWAQYHTQKTPLVSSTLPMATPSPTPPSPLFSVDFNTEFSESVSDLSGTKFEEDHLSHYSPWSCGTIGSCINAIDSEPKDVIANSNAVLMDLDSGDVKRRVHLFETQRRAKEEDPIIPFSDGPIISKWGAISRSSRTGYHTTDPIQATASQGSATKPISVSDYVPYVNAVDSRWSSYGSDSASSARYAERDRFVVTDLSGHRKHSSTGDLLSIELQQAKSNSLLLQREANALAMQQKWNSLDEGSRLTLNLLSKEIDLRNGETDYSEDCADTKPDRDIELELSALDTDEPDGQGEQIEEILDIQLGISSQDDQLLNGTTVENGHPLKQHQKESMEQKRQSLGRSRKQSCP
- the RC3H2 gene encoding roquin-2 isoform X2 translates to MPVQAAQWTEFLSCPICYNEFDENVHKPISLGCSHTVCKTCLNKLHRKACPFDQTAINTDIDVLPVNFALLQLVGAQVPDHQTVKLSNVGENKHYEVAKKCVEDLALYLKPLSGGKGVASLNQSALSRPMQRKLVTLVNCQLVEEEGRVRAMRAARSLGERTVTELILQHQNPQQLSANLWAAVRARGCQFLGPAMQEEALKLVLLALEDGSALSRKVLVLFVVQRLEPRFPQASKTSIGHVVQLLYRASCFKVTKRDEDSSLMQLKEEFRSYEALRREHDAQIVHIAMEAGLRISPEQWSSLLYGDLAHKSHMQSIIDKLQSPESFAKSVQELTIVLQRTGDPANLNRLRPHLELLANIDPNPDAASPTWEQLENAMVAVKTVVHGLVDFIQNYSRKGHETPQPQPNSKYKTSMCRDLRQQGGCPRGTNCTFAHSQEELEKYRLRNKKISATVRTFPLLNKVGVNSTVSTTTGSVISVIGSPEATGKMVPSTNGIANLESGVPQLIPRCADTSLRALENSKKAGKSGANGQNVSGSPTESLPENKIGSPPKTPVSQAAATSAGPPNIGTEVNSVPPKSSQFVPRVPVYPPHSDNVQYFQDPRTQLSYEVPQYPQTGYYPPPPTVPAGVAPCVPRFVRSNNVPESSLPPASVPYADHYSTFPPRDRLSSPYQPPPPQPYGPVPPVPSGMYAPVYDSRRIWRPQMYPRDDIIRSNSLPPMDVMHSSVYQTSLRERYNSLDGYYSVACQPPNEQRTVPLPRFSESVSDLSGTKFEEDHLSHYSPWSCGTIGSCINAIDSEPKDVIANSNAVLMDLDSGDVKRRVHLFETQRRAKEEDPIIPFSDGPIISKWGAISRSSRTGYHTTDPIQATASQGSATKPISVSDYVPYVNAVDSRWSSYGSDSASSARYAERDRFVVTDLSGHRKHSSTGDLLSIELQQAKSNSLLLQREANALAMQQKWNSLDEGSRLTLNLLSKEIDLRNGETDYSEDCADTKPDRDIELELSALDTDEPDGQGEQIEEILDIQLGISSQDDQLLNGTTVENGHPLKQHQKESMEQKRQSLGEDLVILEEQKTILPVTSCFSQPITTSVSNASCLPISTSVSVGSLILKTAHIMSEDKNDFLKPVANGRMVNS
- the RC3H2 gene encoding roquin-2 isoform X1, yielding MPVQAAQWTEFLSCPICYNEFDENVHKPISLGCSHTVCKTCLNKLHRKACPFDQTAINTDIDVLPVNFALLQLVGAQVPDHQTVKLSNVGENKHYEVAKKCVEDLALYLKPLSGGKGVASLNQSALSRPMQRKLVTLVNCQLVEEEGRVRAMRAARSLGERTVTELILQHQNPQQLSANLWAAVRARGCQFLGPAMQEEALKLVLLALEDGSALSRKVLVLFVVQRLEPRFPQASKTSIGHVVQLLYRASCFKVTKRDEDSSLMQLKEEFRSYEALRREHDAQIVHIAMEAGLRISPEQWSSLLYGDLAHKSHMQSIIDKLQSPESFAKSVQELTIVLQRTGDPANLNRLRPHLELLANIDPNPDAASPTWEQLENAMVAVKTVVHGLVDFIQNYSRKGHETPQPQPNSKYKTSMCRDLRQQGGCPRGTNCTFAHSQEELEKYRLRNKKISATVRTFPLLNKVGVNSTVSTTTGSVISVIGSPEATGKMVPSTNGIANLESGVPQLIPRCADTSLRALENSKKAGKSGANGQNVSGSPTESLPENKIGSPPKTPVSQAAATSAGPPNIGTEVNSVPPKSSQFVPRVPVYPPHSDNVQYFQDPRTQLSYEVPQYPQTGYYPPPPTVPAGVAPCVPRFVRSNNVPESSLPPASVPYADHYSTFPPRDRLSSPYQPPPPQPYGPVPPVPSGMYAPVYDSRRIWRPQMYPRDDIIRSNSLPPMDVMHSSVYQTSLRERYNSLDGYYSVACQPPNEQRTVPLPREPCGHLKSGYDEQLRRKPEQWAQYHTQKTPLVSSTLPMATPSPTPPSPLFSVDFNTEFSESVSDLSGTKFEEDHLSHYSPWSCGTIGSCINAIDSEPKDVIANSNAVLMDLDSGDVKRRVHLFETQRRAKEEDPIIPFSDGPIISKWGAISRSSRTGYHTTDPIQATASQGSATKPISVSDYVPYVNAVDSRWSSYGSDSASSARYAERDRFVVTDLSGHRKHSSTGDLLSIELQQAKSNSLLLQREANALAMQQKWNSLDEGSRLTLNLLSKEIDLRNGETDYSEDCADTKPDRDIELELSALDTDEPDGQGEQIEEILDIQLGISSQDDQLLNGTTVENGHPLKQHQKESMEQKRQSLGEDLVILEEQKTILPVTSCFSQPITTSVSNASCLPISTSVSVGSLILKTAHIMSEDKNDFLKPVANGRMVNS